The Streptomyces sp. NBC_00286 nucleotide sequence GCGCCGCTCCGGGATCTGCAGCTCGTCGGCGTCTTCGAGGTGCGCCAGCGTGGTGCGTCGCGGATTGGCTATGTTCTGGAACATCAGCGTCTTCATGTGCGGTGTTAGACCCCGTCGTACGGGCGCCTGCGCGGCCAACGGCCGTCGCACAAGCGCATGTTGTCGGATTTGCTGTACCTGTAAAGCCTCAGGCTAAACGTCCGGCTCCCGGAGAAAGTTGTGAAGGCCTCATGATTGCCGTGTGAGTTTCCTCACGAACCGCCCACCGAAACGGTCAATTCACGCCGAACTTTCACACCGACAAAGCGGGCATTTACCCCCTGAAGCCATCATTCCGCTGCTGATCATGGCGACTGGGACACGCCTCGCGCACGAGCGGGACGCCGGATTGTACCCGTTATGCGTGGGATCACTTTCTACGACCCGTAACCCGCCCCTCACAAGGGGTCACGTTGGTCACAGCATGACCCTTGGCCCTTGTTGGAGATCCGGCACTGTGCTGGAATTCCACGAACCGCCGTGGGATCGAACCGGCGCACAGGGGGCGCAACGTAGCGCCGCATGGCGGCGGGATAGGGGGAGCAGCGCCGGTCACCAAAGACCGACAAAAGGCGCATTGCGCCGGTACGACGCCGACACCGTCCCAACCGTTCTGCGGAGGGACGCCTGGTCCAGAGGTTGCGACGCTAGTGCAGGGACGTTTCAAGAGGGATGGCAGCGCTTCGGCGGAGCCGGAGCCGCACGGCGGGACCGACCGCGGTTCGTCGCCCCAACGCGCCCAGAACCAAGGACCGGCACAGGCCGGCGACAGCGGTGACCGCGGCTCGCGCCCAGGCCCGGGAGGCCCGTCGGGCGGACCCGCCGCCCCGGCGCCCGCCGCTCCCGCGGCGAATCCGAAGAGTCCGAGTGGCCCCGGCGCCCGAATAGCGCTGCGCAACTGGCGCATCTCCACGCGCCTGGTGTCGCTGCTCGCGCTCCCCGTGGTCGCCGCGACCTCGCTCGGTGCGCTGCGCATCAGCGACTCCATGGACGACATCCAGCAGCTCGACAACATGAGGCTGCTGACCGACATGACCAAGCAGGCGACCGAGCTGGCCGCCGCGCTCCAGGAGGAGCGCGACAAGTCGGCCGGACCGCTCTCGCACGGCGCCGAGCCGGACGAGCCCACGGTCAAGGGTCTGCGCGACAAGACGGACCGCGCGCTTGCCACCTTCAAGGAGGGCACGCGCGAGATCGACGACGTGGGCAACGAGGAGACCATCGGCGGTGTCCGCGACAACGTCGTCTCCATCACCACCGAACTGGGCAAGCTCAAGACCCTCCGCAGCGAGGCCTACGCGGACACCGAGAACTCCGCGCAGACGGTCGAGGCGTACCACCGGCTCATCGACCGGCTGCTGGGTCTTTCCCAGGACATGGCCCAGGCGACCAGCAACCCGGAGATGATCCAGCGCACGCGCGCCCTGACGGCCTTCTCCTCCGCCAAGGAGTACGCGTCCATCCAGCGCGCCGTGATCGCCGCGGCCCTGCCCGCGACCGACAAGACGTTCGGTAATCTCTCGGAGAACGACCGGCAGTACGCGGCTTCCGCGCTGGACAACCAGAGGTCCGAACTCTCCGGCTTCGCCAGCATCTACGAGGGCAACGCGGCGGCCCTGATGAGGCCGATCGAAGAGGGCAGCCCGACCATCGAGGAAGCCGACATCTACGCGCAGCGCGTGCTCGGCCGGGAGGACGGCCTGGAGCAGCGCCAGAAGCGCTCGTACCTGGACTGGATCGACGCCGACTCGGCCAAGATCCAGGAGATGTCCAAGATCGAGCTCACGCTGCTCAACCAGATGGAGCAGAAGGCCCGTGAGCTGCGTAACGAGTCCGAGCAGGAAGCGATCATCTCCGGTGCGCTGATCCTGCTCGTGCTCGGTGTCTCGCTCGTCGGCGCCTTCGTGGTGGCCCGCTCCATGATCCGCTCGCTGCGCCGGCTCCAGGACACCGCGACCAAGGTCGCCCAGGACCGGCTGCCCGAGCTGGTCAAGCAGCTGTCCGAGTCCGACCCGCAGGACGTCGACACCTCCGTGCAGTCGGTCGGTGTGCACTCCAAGGACGAGATCGGCCAGGTGGCCGCGGCCTTCGACGACGTGCACCGCGAAGCCGTACGACTGGCCGCCGAGCAGGCCCTGCTGCGGGGCAACGTCAACGCGATGTTCACCAACCTCTCGCGGCGCTCCCAGGGCCTCATCCAGCGTCAGCTGTCGCTGATCTCCGAGCTGGAGTCCCGCGAGGCCGACCCGGACCAGCTGTCCTCGCTGTTCAAGCTGGACCACCTCGCGACCCGCATGCGCCGTAACGGTGAGAACCTCCTCGTTCTCGCCGGTGAAGAGCCCGGCCGCCGCTGGACCCGCCCGGTCCCGCTGGTCGACGTGCTGCGCGCCGCCGCCTCCGAGGTGGAGCAGTACGAACGCATCGAGCTGTCCTCGGTCCCGGCGACCGAGGTCGCGGGCCGCGTCGTCAACGACCTCGTGCACCTGCTCGCCGAGCTGCTGGAGAACGCCACCTCGTTCTCCTCGCCGCAGACCAAGGTCAAGGTCACCGGTCACGCGCTGCCCGACGGCCGCGTACTGATCGAGATCCACGACACCGGTATCGGCCTCTCCCCCGAGGACCTCGCGGCGATCAACGAGCGGCTCGCCTCGCCGCCCACCGTGGACGTCTCGGTCTCCCGCCGCATGGGTCTGTTCGTGGTCGGCCGGCTTTCGCAGCGGCACGGCATCCGCATTCAGCTGCGGCCGTCCGACTCCGGTGGTACGACCGCGCTGGTCATGCTCCCCGTCGATGTCGCCCAGGGCGGCAAGAAGGCACCGGGCAAGCCGGGCCAGGGCGCGGGTTCCGGCGGTCCGGCCGCCGCGCAGGCCGCGGCCGGTGTCGCGGCGGCCCGCCGTGGCGGGGCCGGCAGTGGTCCCGCGCTCGGCGCGGGTGCCGGTGCTGGTGCGCCGGGTGGCCCCGGTCGCCTGAACTCCGGGCCGCAGCGCGGGCAGGTCGGTGCGGGCTCGGGTCCGCGTCCGGCGCTGACCGGCAGCGACTCGGGCGGTCGTCCGGGCGGGCCGGGCGGCTCGCGTGGTCCGCAGCCGCCCATGCCGCCCGCGCCCCCGCAGGGCAGGCCGGCTCCGGCAGGTGCCGCGCCGGGTGCGCCGCAGGGTCTTCAGGCCGCCGGTACGGGTGCTCCGCAGGGCTTCGACGGTTTCGGCGACAGCGGCGGCCGCCAGGAGGCGTTCGGCGGCCGTGGTCCCGTACCGCCGCAGCGGCGCCCCGAGAGCAACCACCCCGAGCAGGGCCGTCGTCCCGACGGGCAGCCGCAGCTGCCGCCGCCCGGTGGCCCGCGTGCCGAGCTGCCCGGGGGCAACCCCAAGCCGAAGGTGAGCAGTTGGAGCGACGAGCCGGGCCGGCGCGACCCGATGGACGCCCCGCGCGGCCACGAGGAGCCGGACGCGACCTCGCGCATACCGCGTGTGGACAACCGTCAGGGCCCGGGTTCGACCGAGGAGATCCCGCGGATCGACGACCGTCAGGGTCCGAGCTCCACGGGTGAGTACCCCCGGCCGGACTTCGACGCCCCGCGTCCCGGTTCCGGTCCTGGTGCGGGTCCCGCCGACTTCGACATGCCTCGTCCCGGCCAGGGCACAGGGCAGTTCGTACGCCCGGATGTGTTCGGTCCGCCGAATCCTTCCGCCAGGCAGAACCCGTCCTCGACCGGCCAGTTCGCCCCTCCGGGCCGCGATGGCCGCCAGGACCAGGCCGCGAACGGGCGGACCCCGGCGTCCGGCTACAACGGTTCCGCTCCGGAGCGAGAGGGCCAGGGCGGCGGCAACACCGGCCAGTTCGAGCGCCCCGGAGCCAACGGGACGAACGGTGCGAACGGCAATCGGCGCCCCCAGCGCCCGCAGCCGCGTCGGCGCCCCTCGCTCCCCCCGCAGCCGTCGCAGCCCCCGCGCGTGCCGGAGCCGGAGGGTCTGCCCCCGGCGACGGGCCCCGGCGACGGACGTACGCCGCTGTACGACACCCTGGAGACCAACTGGTTCCACCAGGGGCAGGACCAGGACCAGGCCCGGAGCAACGGCTCCCGGACCGAGTCGGCGTCTTCGGCGTCCGCCATGGACACCCCGCCGCCGCCCAGCCGGGCCCCCGAGGCCCCGCAGCGCCCGGCGCCGGAGTCGGCTCCCGCCGTCACGTCGTCCTGGCGTGCTTCTCCCAATGATGAACTCGGCCGCCAGGCCGAGAAGGTGCGCCAGCCCACCGCGGGTGGCGTCACCGTCTCGGGTCTGCCGCGCCGAGTGCCCCGCGCGAACCTCGTCGCGGGGACGGCTCAGCAGCAACAGCACCAAAGCGGTCCGCAGGTCTCGCGTGCGCCCGATGACGTACGCGGCCGGCTGACCAATCTCCGTCGGGGCATCCAACAGGGTCGCCAGGCCGGTTCGGGCCAGACCGGCAGCTTCCCCAGCCCCACTCACCAGCAGGAGCGTTAGTTGAGCCAGATGAGCCAGGCAGCACAGAATCTCAACTGGTTGATCACCAACTTCGTTGACAACACCCCCGGGGTGTCCCACACCGTCGTCGTCTCCGCCGACGGGCTCCTTCTGGCGTTGTCGGAGGGCTTCCCGCGCGACCGCGCGGACCAGCTCGCGGCCGTCGCCTCCGGACTGACCTCGCTCACCGCCGGTGCCTCCCGGATCTTCGAGGGCGGCACGGTGGCGCAGACCGTGGTCGAGATGGAGCGCGGCTTCCTGTTCCTGATGTCCATTTCCGACGGCTCGTCGCTCGCGGTCCTGTCCCACCCGGACTGCGACATCGGCCTCGTCGGATACGAGATGGCCCTGCTCGTCGACCGTGCGGGCGCCGTACTGACGCCCGATCTGCGGGCCGAACTGCAAGGCAGCCTGTTGCACTAGATCGCCCCATAAGGCAAGACCACCGTCAGGCCGCTCGTTCCCCCACCGGCCCTCATCGACGGCACGACTGACCGACATGCTGTCCCGCCCGGAGGATTCATGACCCCGCCCACCGCCTCTCACGATCCGTACGCAGAGCCGTACGGGGACGAGGGCGACCAGCCGCTGGTACGTCCGTACGCGATGACCGGCGGCCGGACCCGGCCGCGCTACCAGCTCGCCATAGAGGCACTGATCAGCACGACGGCCGACCCGGCGCAGCTGATGGGGCTGCTCCCCGAGCATCAGCGGATCTGCCACCTCTGCCGTGAGGTGAAGTCTGTCGCCGAAGTGTCGGCACTCCTGTCCATGCCCCTGGGCGTGGCACGGATTCTCGTCGCGGACCTCGCTGAGGCCGGACTCGTCGCCATCCATCAGCCCGGTGGCGACGAGAACGCCGGCGGCCAGCCGGACGTGACACTGCTCGAAAGGGTGCTCAGTGGACTTCGCAAG carries:
- a CDS encoding roadblock/LC7 domain-containing protein, whose amino-acid sequence is MSQAAQNLNWLITNFVDNTPGVSHTVVVSADGLLLALSEGFPRDRADQLAAVASGLTSLTAGASRIFEGGTVAQTVVEMERGFLFLMSISDGSSLAVLSHPDCDIGLVGYEMALLVDRAGAVLTPDLRAELQGSLLH
- a CDS encoding DUF742 domain-containing protein → MTPPTASHDPYAEPYGDEGDQPLVRPYAMTGGRTRPRYQLAIEALISTTADPAQLMGLLPEHQRICHLCREVKSVAEVSALLSMPLGVARILVADLAEAGLVAIHQPGGDENAGGQPDVTLLERVLSGLRKL
- a CDS encoding sensor histidine kinase, producing the protein MQGRFKRDGSASAEPEPHGGTDRGSSPQRAQNQGPAQAGDSGDRGSRPGPGGPSGGPAAPAPAAPAANPKSPSGPGARIALRNWRISTRLVSLLALPVVAATSLGALRISDSMDDIQQLDNMRLLTDMTKQATELAAALQEERDKSAGPLSHGAEPDEPTVKGLRDKTDRALATFKEGTREIDDVGNEETIGGVRDNVVSITTELGKLKTLRSEAYADTENSAQTVEAYHRLIDRLLGLSQDMAQATSNPEMIQRTRALTAFSSAKEYASIQRAVIAAALPATDKTFGNLSENDRQYAASALDNQRSELSGFASIYEGNAAALMRPIEEGSPTIEEADIYAQRVLGREDGLEQRQKRSYLDWIDADSAKIQEMSKIELTLLNQMEQKARELRNESEQEAIISGALILLVLGVSLVGAFVVARSMIRSLRRLQDTATKVAQDRLPELVKQLSESDPQDVDTSVQSVGVHSKDEIGQVAAAFDDVHREAVRLAAEQALLRGNVNAMFTNLSRRSQGLIQRQLSLISELESREADPDQLSSLFKLDHLATRMRRNGENLLVLAGEEPGRRWTRPVPLVDVLRAAASEVEQYERIELSSVPATEVAGRVVNDLVHLLAELLENATSFSSPQTKVKVTGHALPDGRVLIEIHDTGIGLSPEDLAAINERLASPPTVDVSVSRRMGLFVVGRLSQRHGIRIQLRPSDSGGTTALVMLPVDVAQGGKKAPGKPGQGAGSGGPAAAQAAAGVAAARRGGAGSGPALGAGAGAGAPGGPGRLNSGPQRGQVGAGSGPRPALTGSDSGGRPGGPGGSRGPQPPMPPAPPQGRPAPAGAAPGAPQGLQAAGTGAPQGFDGFGDSGGRQEAFGGRGPVPPQRRPESNHPEQGRRPDGQPQLPPPGGPRAELPGGNPKPKVSSWSDEPGRRDPMDAPRGHEEPDATSRIPRVDNRQGPGSTEEIPRIDDRQGPSSTGEYPRPDFDAPRPGSGPGAGPADFDMPRPGQGTGQFVRPDVFGPPNPSARQNPSSTGQFAPPGRDGRQDQAANGRTPASGYNGSAPEREGQGGGNTGQFERPGANGTNGANGNRRPQRPQPRRRPSLPPQPSQPPRVPEPEGLPPATGPGDGRTPLYDTLETNWFHQGQDQDQARSNGSRTESASSASAMDTPPPPSRAPEAPQRPAPESAPAVTSSWRASPNDELGRQAEKVRQPTAGGVTVSGLPRRVPRANLVAGTAQQQQHQSGPQVSRAPDDVRGRLTNLRRGIQQGRQAGSGQTGSFPSPTHQQER